The proteins below are encoded in one region of Prevotella melaninogenica ATCC 25845:
- a CDS encoding non-canonical purine NTP diphosphatase yields MKIVFATNNKHKLEEIKDILGKDFEIVSLAEIGCHEDIPETGATLEENARQKSSYVVEHYGQNCFADDTGLEVEALGGEPGVHSARYAEGTDHDSEANMRKLLANLEGKDNRKACFRTIISLIIDGVEHQFEGKVKGRIATEKHGKEGFGYDPIFIPEGYDKSFAELGEEIKNQISHRARAVKKLAEYLGRLKG; encoded by the coding sequence ATGAAAATAGTATTTGCAACGAATAATAAACACAAGCTCGAGGAGATTAAGGACATCCTTGGAAAGGACTTTGAAATCGTCTCCTTGGCTGAAATAGGCTGTCATGAGGATATCCCTGAGACTGGAGCTACACTGGAGGAGAATGCACGTCAGAAGTCTTCTTACGTCGTTGAACACTATGGTCAGAACTGTTTTGCTGACGACACAGGACTTGAAGTGGAGGCGCTCGGTGGTGAACCCGGTGTACATTCAGCTCGTTATGCAGAGGGAACCGACCACGATAGCGAGGCAAATATGCGTAAGCTGTTGGCAAACTTAGAAGGGAAGGACAATCGTAAAGCCTGTTTTCGCACTATTATCTCGCTTATCATTGATGGTGTAGAACACCAGTTTGAGGGTAAGGTAAAGGGTAGAATCGCTACTGAGAAGCATGGTAAGGAGGGCTTCGGGTACGACCCTATCTTCATTCCAGAGGGTTATGACAAGAGCTTTGCAGAGTTGGGTGAGGAGATAAAGAACCAGATTTCTCATCGTGCAAGGGCTGTAAAGAAGTTGGCGGAATACTTAGGAAGGCTGAAAGGGTAA
- a CDS encoding YitT family protein — protein sequence MTIDQQLIRSEAKDYFFLTIGLIIYAAAFTVFLMPYEIVTGGVTGMSAVIYYATGFKIQNTYMIINISLLIVALKILGFKFLMKTIYAIFALYFLLIFAQDLMPKDATGHFVKMLGEGQAFMSLIIGCSLTGTGLAIVFLNNGSTGGTDIIAACVNKYHDISLGQVLMGVDILIVGSCLFFPQFGDVMERLHKMVFGYCTMFIECFMLDHVMNMRRESVQFMIFSWKHEEIAKAIVEETEHALTILDGHGWYTGNDMKVICLLAKRNESKTIFRIIKMVDPTAFVSQSSVIGVYGEGFDQIKIKAKKEMKKQEKKLAEAMKKPANEKK from the coding sequence ATGACCATTGATCAACAACTCATCCGATCCGAAGCCAAAGATTACTTTTTCTTGACCATTGGCTTAATTATTTACGCTGCTGCCTTTACAGTTTTTCTAATGCCTTATGAGATTGTAACGGGTGGAGTGACGGGTATGTCTGCCGTAATCTACTATGCTACGGGTTTTAAGATTCAGAATACTTACATGATTATCAACATCTCTTTGTTGATAGTTGCTCTGAAGATATTGGGCTTTAAGTTCCTGATGAAGACCATTTATGCTATCTTTGCCCTTTATTTCCTATTGATTTTTGCACAGGACTTGATGCCGAAAGATGCCACAGGGCACTTTGTCAAGATGCTTGGTGAGGGACAGGCTTTTATGTCATTGATAATAGGTTGTAGTCTTACGGGTACGGGATTGGCAATCGTCTTCCTAAATAATGGAAGTACGGGTGGTACGGATATCATTGCTGCCTGTGTCAATAAGTATCATGATATCTCGTTAGGACAGGTCTTAATGGGCGTTGACATCTTGATTGTGGGTAGCTGTTTATTCTTCCCTCAGTTTGGTGATGTCATGGAACGCTTGCATAAGATGGTCTTTGGTTACTGTACGATGTTCATCGAGTGTTTTATGTTAGACCACGTGATGAATATGAGGCGCGAGTCAGTACAGTTCATGATCTTCTCTTGGAAACATGAGGAAATAGCCAAAGCAATTGTTGAGGAGACCGAGCATGCGCTGACTATCCTTGACGGACATGGTTGGTACACTGGCAATGATATGAAGGTTATCTGCTTGTTGGCAAAGCGTAACGAGAGTAAAACTATCTTCCGTATCATCAAGATGGTTGACCCAACCGCCTTTGTAAGCCAGAGTTCGGTTATCGGTGTCTATGGTGAAGGATTCGATCAGATAAAGATTAAGGCTAAAAAGGAAATGAAAAAGCAGGAAAAGAAGTTGGCTGAAGCCATGAAAAAGCCTGCGAATGAAAAGAAATAA
- a CDS encoding outer membrane beta-barrel family protein — MWNKLILLLTACISATALSAQNTTKTDSTKTQKLEEVVVAQRRQLIKNDIDKLTYDVQHDKTAQTKTTLEILKKIPLVTVDGQENIRVQGSTSFKVYRNGHPDPSLSGQNLKDILKAIPASTIKRIEVITDPGAKYDAEGTTAILNIVMMSNTKLQGISGNVNSDVDTHGSTRLGTYLTTKVGKLTTTINYNYMNQSRKQTENNREEVYNYVKTGEQKREYGTNSTAATIHFGDISASYEIDSLNLLTASTNFLGYKADANAQNTNERWDKNNQLIYKFDNNMTTPGYSHLNIGGRLDYQHKTHLDGEILTLSYMLAVTRPHTIFRQMYNNMVNFPVNYTSYDQNTRERFTEHTFQIDYVRPFGKHHKIESGTKYILRYNNSTSLMDYQGTTPDMESKFKHNAQVAAAYLSYIFTAGKWAARAGLRYEFTRMKASYPDGSNPDYHTNLNDWVPSASLQYKISDSQTLKFSYNTSINRPGIGYLNPAIISTPTAVSFGNANLGSSRNQKLQLVYMLVTSKLTLQLSPYYSFTNNGIGRILYEQNRKDVSTFQNILKSKIFGISSYTEWTPFTGTSFILNASMRYARITLPTPSTKNSGCGGGIYFNWVQEIPWELTLTTSIGGEYGNRIYNPYAIKGRWFYYNFSLTRRFLKDKLTVSLSANSPFSKNRETISRIVQGDYTGYERSVMYPRYFNIGFSWSFGKLKASVKKAVRSIKNDDLVGGEKK, encoded by the coding sequence ATGTGGAATAAATTAATACTATTACTCACTGCTTGCATCTCTGCAACAGCCCTATCAGCCCAGAACACAACTAAAACAGACTCAACAAAGACACAGAAGTTGGAGGAAGTCGTCGTAGCACAAAGGCGCCAGCTTATCAAGAATGATATTGACAAGCTAACGTATGACGTGCAGCATGACAAGACTGCACAGACGAAGACGACCTTAGAAATACTCAAGAAAATACCCCTTGTCACCGTTGACGGACAAGAAAACATCAGAGTTCAAGGCTCTACAAGTTTTAAGGTGTATAGGAACGGACATCCTGACCCAAGTCTTTCAGGGCAGAACCTTAAGGATATTCTCAAGGCAATACCTGCTTCTACGATCAAAAGGATTGAGGTTATCACTGATCCCGGTGCCAAGTATGATGCTGAAGGGACTACGGCTATCCTCAACATCGTCATGATGAGCAATACTAAACTACAAGGAATATCAGGCAATGTAAACTCTGATGTCGACACTCACGGCTCTACAAGGCTTGGTACTTATCTAACAACAAAGGTGGGAAAGCTCACGACAACCATCAATTATAACTACATGAACCAAAGCAGAAAACAAACAGAGAACAATAGAGAGGAGGTTTACAACTACGTAAAGACAGGCGAACAAAAACGTGAATATGGGACTAACAGCACTGCAGCAACAATACATTTCGGTGATATCAGTGCCAGTTACGAGATTGACTCACTCAACTTGCTGACCGCATCGACCAATTTTCTTGGCTATAAAGCCGATGCCAACGCACAAAACACAAATGAACGATGGGATAAGAACAATCAGTTGATTTACAAATTCGACAACAATATGACTACTCCGGGCTATTCTCATCTTAATATTGGAGGACGTTTGGATTATCAACATAAGACTCATTTAGATGGAGAAATCCTAACGCTTTCTTATATGTTGGCAGTTACACGACCACACACCATCTTCCGTCAGATGTATAACAACATGGTTAACTTCCCTGTCAACTATACAAGTTACGACCAGAACACCCGTGAACGCTTCACAGAACATACTTTCCAAATTGACTATGTACGCCCCTTTGGAAAACACCATAAGATAGAAAGTGGAACGAAATATATCCTTCGTTACAACAATAGTACGTCATTAATGGACTATCAAGGGACTACCCCTGACATGGAAAGTAAGTTCAAGCATAACGCACAAGTGGCTGCTGCCTACCTCTCATATATCTTCACCGCTGGTAAATGGGCTGCTCGCGCAGGTTTGAGATATGAGTTTACTCGCATGAAAGCGTCCTATCCCGATGGTAGTAACCCTGATTACCATACTAATCTCAATGACTGGGTACCATCAGCAAGCCTACAATACAAGATTAGTGATAGTCAAACACTGAAGTTTAGCTATAATACCAGCATCAACAGACCCGGCATCGGCTATCTCAATCCAGCCATCATTAGCACACCAACAGCAGTCTCTTTCGGTAATGCAAACTTAGGAAGCAGTCGCAATCAAAAGCTACAACTTGTGTATATGTTGGTTACTTCAAAACTTACTTTGCAATTAAGTCCCTATTATTCATTTACCAACAATGGTATAGGTCGTATCTTGTATGAACAAAATCGTAAAGATGTTTCTACCTTTCAGAACATTTTGAAAAGTAAAATATTTGGTATTTCATCCTACACAGAATGGACTCCTTTCACTGGAACATCGTTTATACTCAACGCTTCCATGCGATATGCCCGAATCACCTTGCCCACACCTTCTACCAAGAACAGCGGCTGCGGTGGTGGTATCTACTTTAATTGGGTGCAGGAAATACCTTGGGAATTAACATTGACAACCAGTATTGGAGGTGAATATGGTAATAGGATTTACAATCCGTATGCCATTAAAGGACGTTGGTTCTACTATAATTTTTCACTGACTCGTCGCTTTCTTAAAGACAAGCTGACAGTATCTTTATCAGCTAATTCTCCTTTCAGCAAAAATAGAGAAACTATCTCTCGTATTGTTCAAGGTGATTATACTGGTTATGAACGCTCTGTTATGTACCCTCGATACTTTAACATCGGATTTTCATGGAGCTTTGGTAAGTTAAAGGCAAGTGTCAAGAAGGCTGTACGAAGCATTAAAAATGATGACTTAGTGGGTGGAGAAAAGAAGTAG
- a CDS encoding leucine--tRNA ligase, which yields MEYNFIDIEKKWQQKWVENKTYKVVEDENKQKFYVLNMFPYPSGAGLHVGHPLGYIASDIYARYKRLKGFNVLNPMGYDAYGLPAEQYAIQTGQHPQLTTDTNIARYREQLDKIGFSFDWDREVRTCDPRYYHWTQWAFERMFESYYDYTLQKAMPIKDLVRHFEEEGTLNLNVAQGEELIFSARDWSSMDEQEQQEKLMNYRIAYLGETMVNWCPGLGTVLANDEVVNGVSERGGYPVVQKLMKQWCLRVSAYSQRLLDGLETVNWSDSIKETQKNWIGRSEGTEVEFKYQTPVADGGQKEGHFTIFTTRADTMFGVSFMVLAPESELVAELTSEAQKAEVEEYLAYVKKRTELERMSDRKVTGVFSGSYGINPFTGEQIPIWISEYVLAGYGTGAIMAVPAHDSRDYAFAKHFNLPIIPLIEGADVSEESFDAKEGIVTNSPAAGKESMDGFSLNGLTVKEAIAKTKQFVTEKGIGRVKVNYRLRDAIFSRQRYWGEPFPVYYKQGMPYMIPEECLPLELPEIDKYEPTESGEPPLGRAKVWAWNEAERKVVEKALVDDKTVFPLELNTMPGFAGSSAYYLRYMDPHNDEALVGKKADEYWQNVDLYVGGTEHATGHLIYSRFWNKFLFDCGCSCKEEPFEKLVNQGMIQGRSNFVYRINSDDHSKAPVFVSLGQKDKYETTPIHVDVNIVHADVLDVEAFKAWRPEYNNAEFIFEDGTSSSDFINTQHPTPATYKCGWAVEKMSKSMFNVVNPDVIVEQYGADTLRLYEMFLGPVEASKPWDTNGIDGCFRFLKKFWKLYQQELNDDEPSKDSLKSVHKLIKKVTGDIEQFSYNTAVSAFMICVNELGQQKCANRELLKKMVIVIAPFAPHMAEELWEQLGGETKSVFDAEWPAWDESYLVENEVQLTVSFNGKARFQMTFPADATKEDIEKKALEDERSQHYIDGKTIVKIIVVPKKIINIVCK from the coding sequence ATGGAATACAACTTCATTGACATTGAGAAGAAATGGCAACAGAAGTGGGTTGAGAATAAGACCTACAAAGTTGTTGAGGACGAGAACAAGCAGAAGTTCTATGTACTTAATATGTTCCCTTATCCATCAGGAGCCGGATTGCACGTTGGACACCCATTGGGTTATATTGCAAGTGACATCTATGCACGCTATAAGCGACTGAAGGGTTTCAACGTGTTGAACCCTATGGGATATGATGCTTACGGACTTCCTGCTGAGCAGTATGCCATTCAGACGGGTCAGCATCCACAGCTGACAACCGATACAAACATTGCTCGTTATCGTGAGCAGTTGGATAAGATAGGTTTCAGTTTCGACTGGGACCGTGAGGTACGCACCTGTGACCCACGTTATTATCACTGGACACAGTGGGCTTTCGAGCGTATGTTCGAGTCTTATTATGACTATACACTGCAGAAGGCAATGCCTATCAAGGACCTTGTTCGCCACTTTGAGGAAGAAGGAACACTGAATCTTAATGTCGCACAGGGCGAGGAACTGATTTTCTCGGCACGTGACTGGTCGAGCATGGACGAGCAGGAACAGCAGGAGAAGCTCATGAACTATCGTATTGCTTACCTCGGTGAGACGATGGTAAACTGGTGTCCGGGACTCGGAACAGTGCTTGCTAATGACGAGGTTGTCAATGGTGTGAGCGAGCGTGGAGGCTATCCTGTCGTACAGAAGTTGATGAAGCAGTGGTGTCTTCGTGTGTCAGCTTATTCACAGCGATTGCTTGATGGATTGGAGACAGTTAACTGGTCTGACTCTATCAAGGAGACACAGAAGAACTGGATTGGCCGTTCTGAGGGTACAGAAGTTGAATTCAAGTACCAGACTCCAGTAGCAGATGGAGGTCAGAAAGAGGGTCATTTCACTATCTTTACCACGCGTGCTGATACGATGTTCGGTGTTAGCTTCATGGTATTGGCACCAGAGTCAGAACTCGTTGCAGAACTTACTTCAGAGGCTCAGAAGGCTGAGGTAGAGGAGTATTTGGCGTATGTAAAGAAGCGCACAGAGCTGGAACGCATGTCTGACCGCAAGGTGACAGGTGTCTTTTCAGGCTCATACGGTATCAATCCATTCACTGGTGAACAGATTCCTATTTGGATTTCAGAGTATGTTTTGGCTGGATATGGAACAGGAGCGATTATGGCTGTGCCTGCTCATGACAGTCGTGACTATGCCTTTGCAAAGCATTTCAACCTCCCAATCATCCCATTGATAGAGGGTGCTGACGTCTCTGAAGAGAGCTTTGATGCAAAGGAAGGAATCGTAACCAACTCTCCTGCTGCAGGAAAAGAGAGCATGGACGGTTTCTCTCTCAATGGTCTTACGGTGAAGGAGGCTATTGCCAAGACCAAGCAGTTTGTTACTGAGAAGGGTATCGGTCGTGTGAAGGTGAACTATCGTCTGCGTGATGCTATCTTCTCACGCCAGCGTTACTGGGGTGAACCATTCCCAGTCTATTACAAGCAGGGAATGCCTTACATGATACCAGAGGAGTGTTTACCTCTCGAATTGCCTGAAATTGACAAGTATGAACCAACAGAAAGCGGCGAACCACCATTGGGTCGTGCAAAGGTTTGGGCTTGGAACGAGGCTGAGCGTAAGGTTGTAGAGAAGGCATTGGTTGACGATAAGACTGTATTCCCATTGGAGTTGAATACGATGCCGGGCTTTGCTGGTAGCTCAGCATACTATCTTCGCTATATGGACCCACACAATGACGAAGCATTAGTGGGCAAAAAGGCAGACGAGTATTGGCAGAATGTAGACCTTTATGTTGGTGGTACCGAACATGCAACAGGTCACTTGATTTACAGTCGTTTCTGGAATAAGTTCCTCTTTGACTGTGGTTGCAGCTGTAAGGAGGAGCCTTTCGAGAAGTTGGTGAACCAAGGAATGATCCAAGGACGCTCTAACTTCGTTTATCGTATCAACTCTGACGACCACTCAAAGGCACCAGTATTTGTCAGCTTAGGCCAGAAAGACAAGTATGAAACAACTCCTATCCATGTTGATGTGAATATTGTTCACGCTGATGTATTGGATGTTGAGGCTTTCAAGGCATGGCGTCCAGAGTATAACAATGCTGAATTCATCTTCGAAGATGGCACATCATCATCAGATTTCATCAACACCCAACACCCAACACCCGCCACCTATAAATGCGGTTGGGCGGTAGAGAAGATGTCTAAGTCAATGTTCAACGTTGTCAATCCAGATGTGATTGTTGAGCAGTATGGCGCAGACACACTCCGTCTTTACGAAATGTTCCTCGGTCCTGTAGAGGCAAGTAAGCCTTGGGATACGAACGGTATCGATGGTTGTTTCCGTTTCTTGAAGAAGTTCTGGAAGCTTTATCAGCAGGAACTCAACGATGATGAGCCTTCAAAGGATTCATTGAAGAGCGTTCATAAGCTTATCAAGAAGGTGACAGGAGATATTGAGCAGTTCTCTTACAACACAGCTGTTTCTGCGTTTATGATTTGCGTCAACGAACTCGGACAGCAGAAGTGTGCTAACCGTGAACTATTGAAGAAGATGGTTATCGTCATTGCTCCATTCGCACCTCACATGGCAGAAGAACTGTGGGAGCAGTTGGGTGGTGAGACAAAGAGTGTCTTCGATGCTGAATGGCCAGCATGGGACGAGTCTTATCTCGTAGAGAATGAGGTTCAGCTGACTGTATCTTTCAATGGTAAGGCACGTTTCCAGATGACTTTCCCAGCTGATGCAACGAAGGAAGATATTGAGAAGAAGGCTTTAGAAGACGAACGAAGCCAGCACTATATCGACGGTAAGACAATCGTAAAGATCATCGTTGTGCCGAAGAAGATTATCAATATCGTTTGCAAATAA